The DNA region CAATACAGGCTTATCATTTTTTAAAGCATGGTATAATGCTGCATTGTCGTTTAATCTTAAATCTCTTCTAAACCAATGGATGTTTATTTTTGGCATACGATACAAACAACCACATCATCATTTAGTTTTGTAACCTAGTTCGTATGTTCAAAAAAATTAAACCCGAGTATTTGATCGTTGCCTGTGTTACCTTGGTGGGGGCGATACTGCGGCTATGGAATGCCGCGGATATTCCCTTAATGAACGACGAGCTCAGTGCCATTTTTCGCACGCATTATAGCAGCTTAAGTGAGCTTTTTAATAAAGGCATCAAACCCGATGGACACCCGGCTTTGGTTCAATTATTTTTGTACTATTGGATTCAGATTGGTGGTGAAAATTCTTTATGGATAAAATTACCTTTTTTGCTATTGGGCATAGCTTGCATCCCATTAACTTATATAGCTTGCAAAAAATGGTTCAATGAAACAGCTTCCATCGTTAGTTGTACTTATATCGCCAGTTTGCAATACACGGTATTTTATTCTCAGTTAGCTAGGCCCTATAGCTGCGGTTTGTTTATGGTGCTTTTGTTTTTTATTTACTGGACCAAAATTGTGAAAGAAAATAAATATAATTGGAAAGTAATTCTATTATATATACTCTTTGGAATCTTTGCTGCCACCACACATTATTTTAGTTTACTTACTATTGCTATAATAGGTTTGTTGGGTTTATTTATAGTCGGCAAAGAATTTAGATTCAAATATATATTATTGAATTCGGCTTTAATTGTGACGTATTTGCCCAATATCAGTATTTTGATTTATCAATTAAATACAGGTGGGGTAGGGGGTTGGCTAAGCAGACCCAACGGTAATTTTATAATAGATTATTTAGATTATACAATGAACTTTTCTTCATTGGTTATTTGGTCTGTTATTGCTTTATTTGTTTGGGGCTTAAGAAGTATTTTTGAAAATAAAAAGGCGTTTTTATTCCTTGCAGTTTTTACCATAGTTTATCTTACAGGTTATATATATTCAATTAAGGTAAATCCAGTTTTGCAGTATAGTGTACTCATCTTTGCATTTCCATTTCTATTATTTTCTTTCTTTGGAAATTTGCCC from Bacteroidota bacterium includes:
- a CDS encoding glycosyltransferase family 39 protein codes for the protein MFKKIKPEYLIVACVTLVGAILRLWNAADIPLMNDELSAIFRTHYSSLSELFNKGIKPDGHPALVQLFLYYWIQIGGENSLWIKLPFLLLGIACIPLTYIACKKWFNETASIVSCTYIASLQYTVFYSQLARPYSCGLFMVLLFFIYWTKIVKENKYNWKVILLYILFGIFAATTHYFSLLTIAIIGLLGLFIVGKEFRFKYILLNSALIVTYLPNISILIYQLNTGGVGGWLSRPNGNFIIDYLDYTMNFSSLVIWSVIALFVWGLRSIFENKKAFLFLAVFTIVYLTGYIYSIKVNPVLQYSVLIFAFPFLLFSFFGNLPSIKPKLLFLLSFCILCINVFSLIKDRKYYTYFYESPHQEILKEANTYYKNQAQKPLVLLFTNSKFNSYFNEKYTYNFNYVDLNEHAAPFVKYIDSTLSKYKGYKLVYGALSSENPYWLPYLQKYFPYIEMKKDYFIGNFYVLSKTKPTNQIEELQLDSIISTKAIVIDGNEWTTAYEFQLDKILTHHNNIIDIVYELESDTAVNASIVSELMQDTAIKQWREQEVNIFQLNKNKFEAIYSFNMADCKHLGDNLKLKFFLWNKSKEHFIIGQIKIRVRKGNPLLYGFYEKIE